From Venturia canescens isolate UGA chromosome 3, ASM1945775v1, whole genome shotgun sequence:
CCGAATGAAAAAGCATCGCGTAAAATCATCGCAGTTTTCGGTACCGAGACTCGTGTcgacggagaaaacggattcgtctTGTATAGCGAgggatatattatttttcgagaattcaCAAAGTATTTAACCACCCATTATAaacagcaaaaagtgatgcacgtgagcactgtgtttcgttttgttttcgagtgttattcatcgtgtcagactagcacttaaaatgaaaatctattgtaaatcacaaattttgactttCAGCACAATAAATTCGATGACGCAAAAGCACGAATcacatataattttttttcagggttgcccgagcatgCTTTACaataacatttgaagtgactaaaaacattttttactatatgcttatagagaaaaagactcttgagtcttttgaataaaaggtatgggtatttttattatggtggatgaaacaatttttattatttactgctcttcgaattttctcgttttccccGTGTATTTCTGTaattgtacaatttttcgtttttttttttttttttttaaataataaaaattgtacagGGAAACAGTTGCTCGTGAAACACGTGAGTGAAAGAAAAGCGCGGTGTGTCATAGGTCCGttcccttttttccttcgacAGTGTCACGACAGAACACACATTGTAGAACTGGGTGGAGACACAAGAATTCTGATATAGTGAGCACCCGAAACTGCCCGTTTAACATGCACCAACGATCGATGCAATGAGAGAATCGTTTCGGGGGCAGTCTGCGCAGAGATTTAAGTGCGTTCGAAGCAGTTAACGGACAGCTTTAACGGCTCTGCTATTATTCGGTAAAACGTGCAATCAATGAAATAACGCTTTGATTCAATTACTCGCCAAGAGACTGCGAAAATCTACACTTTTCTCGTCGCTGTCAATTCACCGAGAAGAAACATGCCGCTGTGACGAATTAATAAagttttcggtttttttaacAGATTTTGTTCTCTGCTGGGGAATCGGATGTAGGATTCTTTCTCGAGTAAGTACTtcggtgaatattttttatttttcgttgagATATTAATCTGAGCACTTTCTATATGTGTTGCCAATCGTTCTCGAAAAAGAAGTTCCTAGAAATTCtgttcgatgatttttttcacgttttcgatattttttcggtGAAGCGGCCTCACTGTGAGAACAAAGATTCGAAACATAATTGCGATCGGTCCGTGCGATCTCAATTTTCGAGACTCGAAGTCGCaagttttatatataaaatctTCCACTGCTTTGACAGCCCTTCTGCTTCTCAGTACTCGCTGGGGGACCTGAAACTTCGTGAATCAACCAGGAAATTTTATCTTGTTAAATGATCAAATGCGATGAAGATTCTGCAACGCTCTCTTGATTCTTTCCCttccatcaatttttctgtgccTCGTTGCAGCTCGTACAAACAAAGAAAATGTCGTGGATGCCACGAGACTTGGCTCGACTGTGTTCGCCGGGTGCGACTGTAACGACGTGCCAACCTCAAGCTTACATGTTCCTGGCTCTGGTCACCCAGCTCTTCGGTTACTCGCTGGACAACTATCCTCCTCTGAAGATTCATGCTTCTCCTCAGGATTACTATTCCCTCGATCTCGGGACACCGAAACTGCCATTTTCGAGCTCGCCGTCTTCGGCGTACTCGAGTTTTGAAGAATACGATCTTCAGAGGCCGATCTCCAGGTCGTACCCTCCCGGCAGGCGGATGAGTTCCGGACTCGTCCGGGATTTGCCCGTTTCGAGTGCTCCAGCGAGATCGAATTTCTGGTTTCCGGAGCCCCGCAATCGTCATTTACGGTTCACCACGGTCCCGACGTTCCAAGGTCACAGTGGGGACATCGAAGTTTCGTCGACGCGAAGAAATTACGAGAAACCGGAAGTCCTCGAACGGCTGGAGTACGGCGAGAGGATTGGGATTCCAGGGAGGAACGAGGGAGGATTTTCTCCGGAAGTGTTTGGCGAAATGGGAAGGTTCGAGCTCGGAAACGAGGCGAAATTCATACCGCTGTACCCGCCTTTGCTCGATCCGAGTGAAAGGAGCGATCGGACCCCGAGATCCGGGTTTTTAAGGCTTGTTCCTGGAACCACTAATACCCTTTCACCGTTCAGCGAGGGCTTTCATGAAAACGGCGAAGAGACGACGAGAGAAATTCCTCCGGGAAGCGTCACCGTCCAGGAATTCCCAAACGTTCGAAAAGTCGACGGAGCAACGGCGAGTTTTTACGACGAGTGGAACGAGCGAAATTTGTATGGCAGTGATCCTGGGACAGGAAACTTCGGGCGAACGCTTGATGAGGACACGCGCGGTGCGAAGCGGCAGGCGAATCATCGCGTTCCTGAGACAACCGGCTCCTCGCCGGGCCAATACGATTTCATCGTTGTCGGTGCTGGCTCCGCCGGATGCGTCGTCGCCAATCGACTGAGTGAAATCAAACAATGGCGGGTGAGACTCCAAAACGTTTCTTCTCTCGACGTCAAAACTCTCGACAATCCTAATTTACTTTGACCTTCGGAAATATACCAACTTTTGCGAATTCGCGCTCAACGAAAATGAGGAACGCGGCGAGTGAAGGGGCCCgaaaaaacggagaaaaaagacagcgaaTAACCAATATGGAAAAACAACGCTCTAGAATGTAACCAACGCGCGGACAACTCGGATAATAAAACTTTGAATTTCCACGCAAATGCTTCGCGACCGTTTATTTTCGCACAACTACCGCAAATTGTTCTTATACTATTGCGGAGTATCAGAACGCgtcaattattttcgaggaCGTTGAAATTCTGAACGGAATTGAAAATAGCAAGGTCGCTCCCAAAAGTCCTTTGTGTAGTACTCGAGCTTCTCGATTTCTCGCATCGAGAATTTCCATCAAATTAAAATAATCCACAATTATTCTGATTTCTGTTGAACATTCATATTATCGATTATGGTTGCTTATAATGTCCCATATTCTTGATAAATGATTTATTTAGTAGAGATCAAGAGAATCATTCGATTCTCAACGACTCACCAAACCCCCACTATTTCTCTTTCCGACGATCATTAACGGTGAAGCGAAACTTCGTTGTAATATGCAGTAATTAATTAAGGAGGGTGTCTACtatcgtcaaaatgataagaaattgatcaaatttggtgataatgtccttcaacatcaagtgcgaagacacaatttttttcaaaattttcttctgcttagttatcgagtaattacgcattaaagcagatttcttatgcccgaaaTATatttggaaacgctatgcttatacgcacgtgaactttagtgatcaattactcgataactgtacagaagaaaaatcttaaaaaatttgtactgtcaaatttggcactaaacaatatgttcaccaaattttattacattcttatcactttgaaatttttaatgtacgtaacatggtttagcatgggaacattgtatcgtcgctatccaccctccttaagacgGTGGAGtaacatttttcgattttctaaaatacctaccgaaattcaatttttagaTTACCTCAGTTGGATGCAAGAGTTTAAAAAACTGTGATAACTTAACTTGCGCGGATTGTCTCCACAAGGGGACGTGCTTCGTCAGCTTAAAGTtctcaactttgaaaatttattgcgtaCGAACGACACGGTGAATATTGTTCAAATATTGGCAACAGTTGCGTAAAGTATTCGTTTATAtctcataaaaatttcaagtccAAATGTTGGATTTCGAGTGATAGTCATACCTCCTTAACTCCGCGCGACGCTCACTTTTATCGGTTTATTATCGTTGTCTCGAAGTCGAAGAGAGCTCGTTGCTCTTATGATCGTAAGTTGTCACGCGGTGGGTTAAAACTCGGAGCAGTTTATTCCTCAGGTGTTGAACACGTGAGCCATTTTTCTACTGTCAAATGCCAGACCGAGGTCGGGGCTTCACCGTTAGTCCGCGATAAAGTGATTTTCGAAACGGTGCAAATACTCGGGGCAGCGTATCAATAGTCGTTTTCTAATGAATCGAATGTTGggcgaaaaatgtatttttatgcaacctcgatcgacgtgaaagTCATCGAAAGACTTCGAAGCTGAGATGATCGTAAAAAGCCAGTTTTTCGACATTCGTCCAGAGTCGatctttcgaaatttcatgaaatttttcgacatCGGAATCGATTTCGactgaagaatgaaaaatgagattAGCTTTAggatttcaatatattttttctattctcaagAATTCCGAAgtaatgagaattttttttcaggtccTTCTTCTAGAGGCAGGAATAGAAGAACCGCTGGTAGCCGATGTGCCAGCCTTCGCACCTACGTTGGGAGGCAGCACTATTGATTGGATGTACAGAACACAACCGGAGCAACATTCGTGTCGTTCGAGAAGAGGTCGAAGCTGTCCCTGGACTCGTGGAAAAgtaatttcaaagttttcatcaatttattaTACAAATTATAAGTGTTCTCCGCGTTCCCTCGTACATTGGGAGAAATtcaagacgaaaaaatgtcgttGAATGGGTCGAGGTTGAATCATGCgaatcaaattcttcaattttatcatcaaattaacaaattatgtttattcGTAATTCTCAAATCCTTGAAAACGTATTCGTtattgaacaatttaaacgatAAACCTCTGAAATTGTGTGAAAATGCATTTGAAATTATACAGGAatcgaaaattcgtttgatCCAAAAGTAAATATTGAGAACTAGCCTTTACCCGCGACTTTGCTCGAAAACTTGATGTTTTTCCATGTCCAAATGTAGCCAATGCGActctccttttcttttttttttcttttcaactaTTTCTATGCCAGAAATCACGCGGTGAAAGGACAATTTTACGAATATTCTGTAAATCTCTCTtggaaatttgattttgtttccAGGACCGAAAGTACTCACTGACCGTCCTTCCAACCAACTCTGTGCCAAAAATCAAGTAGATTGGTTGCTCAGTGAGGGCGTGGAGGAAGGACAAACAAAGAAAGAGACTCTCTCATTTATAGTATTAAGTTAGGATTAGGATTAGGATTCGAGAGTTgataatttttgtaaatttttcagGTTATGGGGGGTTCGAGTACGGTCAACTACATGCTGTACGTGCGCGGCAATCCTGAGGATTACGACGAGTGGGCGCGTTTGGGCAACGAGGGCTGGGACTATCGGAGCGTGCTTCCCTATTTTCTCAAATCGGAAAAGAACGAAGATCCGGAGGTAAGAGCGCGTAGAAAAATTGGGATGTCGCGTCGGGTTGCCGGCTCTCGGAAAAATGCAGAGGTTAAAAAAGTGTCGGAGATAAATTTGAGGCCACATTAAAATTGCAGATCGTCGATGCGAGTCCGGAGTACCACGGTACCAGAGGCTACCAAAACGTGGAAAGATTTCCTTATCGAGACAAGAACATCGGAGTGTTGATGAAGGCTTGGCGAGAGATCGGTTACGGGGAGGTCGACGTGAACGCAGCGAGTCAACTGGGCGCGATGAATCTCCAGACGACATCGATTCACGGAATGCGCCAGAGCACGAACGGAGCATTCGTAAGGCCGGTAAGGCACAAGCGGATTAATTTGGAGATCGTGACGGAAGCTCACGTGACGAGATTGGTGATCGATCCTCGCACGAGGAAGACGACGGGAGTGGAATACACGCTCGGTAAAACAGGAGTTTTCGTAACCGCGAGTGCGAGCAAGGAAGTGATATTATCGGCCGGGGCGATAAACTCGCCGAAGATACTGATGTTATCGGGTATCGGGCCCGCTGAAGACTTGCTCGACCTCGGGATTCCTCTCCTCTATGATTCCGCGGTGGGGCACAACCTCCAGGACCACGTGACCATGGACGGATTGGTTATTGGCCTGAAGAACGACAGTGCTACGAGCGTCGACTACGAGCAGATGCTCCAAGACGTTTACAAGTACAAACTCACTAAAATGGGCCCGTTATCGGCGACCGGAACTCTGACCTGCACAGCTTTCGCCAAAACTTTCTACGAGAGTTCTCCGGAGAGGCCGGACATTCAGTACCACTTCGATCCCGTGAACACGGACGACTTTTATGCCGACCCCGGGGGGCTCGTCGAAACTAATATTTACCCGACTGCCTACTACAACGGGATCACCGTGAGGCCCGTTCTCTTGGGACCCAGGAGCCGAGGCTTCGTCAAACTCAACGACACCGATCCGCTCTGGGGGGCGCCCTTGATTCAACCGAATTATTGGACCGCCTACCCCGACCTCCTCGCCATGATCGACGGCATTCAAATCGCCCTCGAGCTCTTCCAAACTAACGCTTTCCGCTATCACAACTTCCGGCTGATCGAAGACCCACTCCCGGCCTGTCGGGCCCACCGGTTCGCCTCGAGGGCTTACTGGGCTTGCGTGCTCATGGAATACACCGCTACGATCTTCCATCCGGTTGGCACCTGCAAAATGGGCCCGGTTACCGATCGCCGAGCTGTCGTCGATCCCCGACTCAGGGTTTACGGCGTCGCTGGCTTGAGGGTCGTCGACGCATCCGTCATGCCGACTATCGTCAGAGGAAATACGAACGCACCGACCATTATGATCGCCGAGAAAGCTAGTGACTTCATCAAGTCCCAGTGGCTGAAGAATTGACCACAATTTAGGCCGCTGTCACCGTTTAATTGTTCGTTCCTCGGAGTTCTCGTTACCGCGAGTTGTTACGCGGGCGAAATTTCACTTCATCCGCGTCGCCacaaaagttacgaattttattttttcattaacgttTTGATAGAGCAAAGTTCCTGGCTAATCGCTCTGCAATGGTTTTCCCACTGTCCGGACTCCCTCGCGCGGACGTTCACGGGAAAAACGTTAGCGAAAATCCGGGTCCCCTTCGTCCAAATGTTCCACGATATTTAATACACAAAATGCCAACATCATAACTCGAGGAAACCGCACACAAAAGTGGCGCTTTGcacaaaatttattcaactcaATTCCAACTAAGGATTCTACTAATCTACTCGTCAATTACATTCGCCAGTCATTCGTAATCTTaacaacgtttttcataaatgttCTATCGTAAGGATCATCGATGGGAAATTCGTGACCACAAAGCAGAAGCTTCTCACGTTTAAAAAGGAATGAAATATCCTCATTATTGTAATAACCTCGTTCACAAATAAATGACGATAAAAGAAATGCGGAAAAGCTGAGGAGTTCGTCGAATGTGGGCAGGCTTTTGGAGAACtacatggaaaaaatatcgatggaTTCATGGTTTTGTCAAACGGAGGTGCCACGATGATTGGCGAGTCCTTAAAATCCTCGGAATCTACAAAAGTTCACTTTTTAATCTATTTTAATAAACCATCCTCCTGCGATGGCAAACcgcagaaaaaagttttgacgTTCACTTTTCCCGACCGGGGACAAAAGTCTGCTTAAGGAGTCTACCCTGATTGAACGGACAAAAAAAAGACTactttcaccaattttttttcaccgatataaattatgaaaatgaatataaaaagtgttgggcctaaaaaatacactctaaaaatacacaaaatttttttttaatgtttattttactcagttttcgttgAGAAAAGTGGAGGAGAAGacaggttaaaaaaaaaagggtttACGCTGTTGATAAAGcctctggaatggatgatcggagaaaaaaatgtttttagattcaataggtaaatggctaAAGCGCGTatcatataattttttattttttcaaaaacgacaaaacggcggcgatttttataaaaactaaaaaaaaaatagttctgctcaaaatttcgaaattcgtaGTATGATACGCGCTACAGCTATAGTCATAAAAGAacacgtggtaaaattttgataaggatcggttgaatagtttcggagattttatcaacgagtcgtccaaaaacgtaattttgagaaaaacgcgtttaaacagAGCCGAGTACGCGGTATCGCACTGGGCGGTGCGTATTGGCGCGCTCAGACAGCCGAGTAAAcatcgctcaaaagtacacttatagattgctcagatctttataaaattttagtaggATACTTCgaaatatgtatactttcgaaaaatgcaataaaaaaatggattttttgaaaattctaattaaggTAGACCCCTTAAGTTCATACAAAATCTCGTACAAAGTAACCAACAATAATTCTTCGTTTTGACGTTTCtatgattttgataaaaaacgtTGATTGAGCTGTCAGTGGGACGAGCACTATCGATACAAGTGTCCtatcattgaaataaaatgaaaaagagcgGCCTGATTACAAGACGCAAAAGTATAGTGATGCAAAGTGTTACGAGCCTTCGTCACGGCTACGAAGCCATGCAAAACTCGTCATCGGAGCTCTCGCTTTCACTCTGAccaattttgattttgtttcgAGACGAATGCTCGCACAATTTCACGTGAAATTCGAGACGCGAACGAGGAGGGAGTTCGAACCAgaaaataaacgtttttcAATCCCGTTGGAGTCGCTCGCGTAGCCTTGACCCTCCGATTTTGCTAGTTTgcgaaacttttttcattagaaAGAcgtccaacattttttttccgttgtgTGCACACCGCGATTATGATCGTATAATAATTCCGATGCTCGAGTCAAGAGCAACAACTGAAACTCACTCCGACAGAAGTACCATTTTTGTTCGAGGAAATAATTGGCGTCatagaataaaatttataggCCATTAAACTCGTAGCTTCAACGCAACATCGTAAAGAAATCGTTTCAACAAATCGTTATCGCCATCGATACATCGAAGGAACTAACGATCGATCGGTAACTTTATTCGCCATTAATGATCTCGGTTTTTTtgaagaacgagagaaaagttGAGAGGCCTTAAACTCAAGCGAGTTCGGGATAATTTGGTGCTCACGAATTTATCGAACactttcactctctctctccgtctaGCTCGCGACTCGAGTCTGATGTAACCGCAAATATCCCATGCAGAAAGGCTAAAACGAGGCACTTTTTGATCCTCGTTATAATTCCTCTACCAAGAGCTCTCCGCAAATCACTTCCTTCTTTAGAATCCTCTTCCTCTCACCGATCTTCGCCCACGTTATATTTTCATATACCACGATACTTCAGAGGCTTCTGTCAAACGGATGTGGACGTGGAAAGTTACGTAACTCGAAATCGCTCGCTTCGTGCTCGATAGTTAGCCAGATTCTTTATTGGGGAGCGACCCATTGAGGAAGATCacgcgttacttgtgattcgaAAAAGCAActcaacttttttgctcttttaaCGATCTAAGaaacaattaaaatttattctcgcaattatttaaattatgtgtaacttatttgttgagatcgatcaatttttaacataattatagcggttaaaatactttcgtagttaaatcgtcaagcgaaatgtgacaacagccattttctatttatgtgCGTacgcatatctatattttaaaccagctggctcatgctgttgtcaaaccttccactgtTTGTGTCGTTGTTACTCGTTCAAAGaagtctttttctttttccatttccaagTCATTTTCACCGGTGACAAGGATTTTTCAGGACATCACTGGTACCTAAGAACGTTGTGTTTTCTTATTCTAGTTTTTGACTCTTTCAAGTTGGGAAGATCCTATTTCGTTAAATCCTAATCGTCGCAACAGGAGAACCCTTCGAAGagtgtgattttcgttaattgttttctcgacaactagacggcaggtcctataataattccgggaatagatgcacgctgtatatttctagaatatttccaaattccaACTCTTagagttggaattttcgatttttattagaGTCGCGTGATCTTccttaaaaaatgattaatcgaGTGGAGAAAAGCGAATTTTGTCGAAAGTCGATCAATCCGAAAGTGATCAGTCATCTGATATCTCCGACGACCAATCCCGGAGGTGGAGCTGCGATCGTTTGGCAATAATTCGACGTTTCGAGCGCAACCGAGGAagaatttttccattatttttttgacactcCTTCGAGAAGCAGAAAAAGTTCCCGCGCGGTTTCTGCGAACTTGAATAGCAATGAGATTTCTCAAGTGCGATTCGTTGCTCGAGCGTTTCTAGCAGTCAACAAAAAGGGAGCCAGATTGTGGCGACGTGATTAATGCCACGTGAGTCGAAGAATGTGCAGCCTCCAGTCGCTCTTGCAAACACCTTAATTTCTCTGGctgcctcgtttttttttttttttttttttacattttctgaAATATCAAACTCGTCCAACTCGAAACGTCGCGCTCTTTCCCACCTTCGCGCGTTCCTTCTTCTTTTCCCTTTCGTCGTATATCTCGTGTGCAGTTACATCGTAGAATGAATTGTGACGTGGTAGGAGAAGCGAATACCGTTTTACAGGCGAACACGATCTGCGGCACGAAAGACTCGCATGCTTTATACGCTTACTTCAATGTTTGAACTCCCagtctct
This genomic window contains:
- the LOC122407853 gene encoding glucose dehydrogenase [FAD, quinone]-like, giving the protein MSWMPRDLARLCSPGATVTTCQPQAYMFLALVTQLFGYSLDNYPPLKIHASPQDYYSLDLGTPKLPFSSSPSSAYSSFEEYDLQRPISRSYPPGRRMSSGLVRDLPVSSAPARSNFWFPEPRNRHLRFTTVPTFQGHSGDIEVSSTRRNYEKPEVLERLEYGERIGIPGRNEGGFSPEVFGEMGRFELGNEAKFIPLYPPLLDPSERSDRTPRSGFLRLVPGTTNTLSPFSEGFHENGEETTREIPPGSVTVQEFPNVRKVDGATASFYDEWNERNLYGSDPGTGNFGRTLDEDTRGAKRQANHRVPETTGSSPGQYDFIVVGAGSAGCVVANRLSEIKQWRVLLLEAGIEEPLVADVPAFAPTLGGSTIDWMYRTQPEQHSCRSRRGRSCPWTRGKVMGGSSTVNYMLYVRGNPEDYDEWARLGNEGWDYRSVLPYFLKSEKNEDPEIVDASPEYHGTRGYQNVERFPYRDKNIGVLMKAWREIGYGEVDVNAASQLGAMNLQTTSIHGMRQSTNGAFVRPVRHKRINLEIVTEAHVTRLVIDPRTRKTTGVEYTLGKTGVFVTASASKEVILSAGAINSPKILMLSGIGPAEDLLDLGIPLLYDSAVGHNLQDHVTMDGLVIGLKNDSATSVDYEQMLQDVYKYKLTKMGPLSATGTLTCTAFAKTFYESSPERPDIQYHFDPVNTDDFYADPGGLVETNIYPTAYYNGITVRPVLLGPRSRGFVKLNDTDPLWGAPLIQPNYWTAYPDLLAMIDGIQIALELFQTNAFRYHNFRLIEDPLPACRAHRFASRAYWACVLMEYTATIFHPVGTCKMGPVTDRRAVVDPRLRVYGVAGLRVVDASVMPTIVRGNTNAPTIMIAEKASDFIKSQWLKN